From Rhodococcus sp. B7740, one genomic window encodes:
- a CDS encoding prolyl oligopeptidase family serine peptidase has translation MAISDDPYLWLEDVTGDAALAWVRERNEVTVEALSGTAFEATEASIREILDTDARIPYARRRGRFLYNFWRDAEHVRGLWRRTTMDEYRTENPAWDVLLDLDTLAASEDENWVWGGAQVLRPDQRLALVTLSRGGADATVVREFDLDSRTFRAPENGGFALPEAKTDIGWIDADTVFVGTDFGPGSLTESGYPRITKRWHRGTSVDEAETVYEGAAQDISISAWHDRTPGFERDFVQRATDFYNSETYVLDGSTLTRIPTPTDASTSVHENWLLVRTMTPWTVGDETYPAGALLAADFDEFVSGTIALTVLFAPDAHTSLHQYAWTENHLLLVTLQDVRTQLHVLTPGEKEWATGTIDGLSDLTSTEIIGTDAEENGDEFFLSSSGYLTPATLLVGTVGGELEVLKQAPAFFDADGLTVEQFFARSDDGTDIPYFVVRRADSGPGPTLLYGYGGFEISMTPGYSGATGRAWLERGGTYVVANIRGGGEYGPSWHTQVLRAGRHLVHEDFAAVARDLVTRGITTTEQLAAQGGSNGGLLMGIMVTKYPELFGALVCQVPLLDMKRYHLLLAGASWVAEYGNPDDADEWEFISQYSPYQNVVAASERRYPPILIATSTRDDRVHPGHARKMAARLAELRHDVSYYENIEGGHGGASDNAQLAFKTALTYEFLWRHLARS, from the coding sequence ATGGCAATCTCGGACGACCCGTACCTCTGGCTCGAAGACGTCACCGGCGACGCTGCGCTCGCGTGGGTGCGCGAGAGGAACGAGGTGACGGTCGAGGCGCTGAGCGGGACGGCGTTCGAGGCCACCGAGGCGAGCATCCGAGAAATTCTCGACACCGACGCGCGCATTCCGTACGCCCGTCGGCGCGGGCGATTTCTGTACAACTTCTGGCGCGACGCCGAACACGTCCGCGGCCTGTGGCGTCGAACCACGATGGACGAGTACCGAACCGAGAATCCGGCGTGGGACGTGCTGCTCGATCTCGATACGCTGGCCGCGAGCGAGGACGAGAACTGGGTGTGGGGTGGCGCTCAGGTGCTGCGCCCCGATCAACGGCTGGCTCTGGTGACGCTCTCTCGCGGCGGCGCCGATGCAACGGTGGTCCGCGAGTTCGATCTGGACTCCCGCACCTTCCGCGCCCCGGAGAACGGCGGATTCGCCCTACCCGAGGCAAAGACGGACATCGGGTGGATCGACGCTGACACCGTCTTCGTCGGAACGGATTTCGGACCGGGCTCGCTCACCGAGTCGGGCTATCCGCGCATCACGAAGCGGTGGCATCGCGGTACCTCGGTCGACGAGGCCGAGACCGTGTACGAGGGTGCGGCACAGGACATCTCGATCTCCGCCTGGCACGATCGCACCCCCGGCTTCGAACGCGACTTCGTCCAGCGCGCCACCGACTTCTACAACTCCGAGACCTACGTGCTCGACGGGTCCACGTTGACCCGGATCCCGACGCCCACCGACGCGTCGACCTCGGTGCACGAGAACTGGTTGCTGGTTCGCACGATGACGCCGTGGACGGTGGGCGACGAAACCTATCCGGCCGGCGCACTGCTCGCTGCGGATTTCGACGAGTTCGTCTCCGGCACGATCGCTCTCACCGTTCTCTTCGCTCCCGATGCGCACACCTCCCTGCACCAGTACGCCTGGACCGAGAATCACCTGCTGCTGGTGACCTTGCAGGACGTACGGACGCAGTTGCACGTCCTCACCCCCGGCGAGAAGGAGTGGGCAACCGGCACGATCGACGGGTTGTCGGATCTGACCTCCACCGAGATCATCGGAACCGACGCCGAGGAGAACGGTGACGAGTTCTTCCTCTCCTCGTCCGGCTATCTCACTCCGGCGACATTGCTGGTGGGCACCGTGGGCGGTGAACTCGAAGTTCTCAAGCAGGCTCCGGCGTTCTTCGACGCCGACGGCCTGACGGTGGAACAGTTCTTCGCACGGTCCGACGACGGTACCGACATCCCCTACTTCGTCGTCCGACGCGCCGATTCCGGTCCCGGACCGACACTGCTCTACGGTTACGGCGGCTTCGAGATCTCGATGACGCCCGGCTACAGCGGTGCGACCGGACGGGCGTGGCTCGAACGTGGCGGCACCTACGTCGTCGCGAACATCCGCGGCGGCGGAGAGTACGGGCCGTCCTGGCACACCCAGGTCCTGCGCGCCGGACGCCATCTGGTGCACGAGGACTTCGCCGCCGTCGCGCGCGACCTCGTCACCCGCGGCATCACCACCACCGAGCAGTTGGCCGCGCAAGGCGGGAGCAACGGCGGTCTGTTGATGGGCATCATGGTGACGAAGTACCCGGAACTGTTCGGCGCGTTGGTATGTCAGGTCCCGCTGCTGGACATGAAGCGGTACCACCTGTTGCTCGCGGGGGCGTCCTGGGTGGCCGAGTACGGCAACCCCGACGACGCGGACGAGTGGGAGTTCATCTCGCAGTACTCCCCCTACCAGAACGTCGTCGCCGCATCCGAACGTCGGTATCCGCCGATTCTGATCGCCACGTCGACCCGCGACGATCGCGTCCATCCCGGACATGCACGCAAGATGGCGGCTCGATTGGCCGAACTCCGCCACGACGTCAGCTACTACGAGAACATCGAAGGTGGGCACGGCGGGGCGTCGGACAACGCGCAGTTGGCGTTCAAGACCGCGTTGACCTACGAGTTTCTGTGGCGACACCTCGCTCGTAGCTGA
- the lpdA gene encoding dihydrolipoyl dehydrogenase produces the protein MTSHYDVVVLGAGPGGYVAAIRAAQLGLSTAIIEKKYWGGVCLNVGCIPSKALLRNAELAHLFTKEAKLFGISGEASFDFGAAFDRSRKVADGRVKGIHFLMKKNKIPEYDGKGTFTDANTIEVELTKGGTETITFDNAIIATGSTTKLLPGTELSENVVTYEEQIMTKDLPGSILIVGAGAIGMEFGYVLKNYGVDVTIVEFLDRALPNEDKDVSKEIEKQYKKLGVKVITGAGVQSIDDDGSKVTVAIKHNKSGESETFTVDKVMQSVGFAPRVEGFGLEKTGVELTDRGAIGITNTMQTNVPHIYAIGDVTAKLQLAHVAEAQAVVAAETIGGAETLPIDDYRMMPRATFCQPQVASFGLTEDQAREEAQARGSDIKVANFPFAANGKAHGLGDATGFVKLIADTEHGELLGGHLIGPDVSELLPELTLAQKWDLTVNELARNVHTHPTLSEALQEAIHGLAGHMINF, from the coding sequence GTGACCTCACACTATGACGTCGTTGTCCTCGGAGCCGGTCCCGGTGGGTACGTCGCTGCTATCCGCGCGGCACAACTCGGACTCAGCACTGCCATCATCGAGAAGAAGTACTGGGGCGGTGTGTGCCTGAACGTCGGCTGCATCCCCTCGAAGGCCCTTCTCCGTAACGCCGAGCTGGCGCACCTCTTCACCAAAGAGGCCAAGCTGTTCGGCATCTCGGGTGAAGCCTCCTTCGACTTCGGCGCAGCCTTCGATCGGAGCCGCAAGGTTGCCGACGGCCGCGTCAAGGGCATCCACTTCCTGATGAAGAAGAACAAGATCCCCGAGTACGACGGCAAGGGCACGTTCACCGATGCCAACACCATCGAGGTCGAGCTGACCAAGGGTGGTACCGAGACGATCACGTTCGACAACGCGATCATCGCGACGGGCAGCACCACCAAGCTGCTTCCCGGCACGGAACTGAGCGAGAACGTCGTCACGTACGAAGAGCAGATCATGACGAAGGATCTGCCGGGTTCGATCCTCATCGTCGGTGCCGGCGCGATCGGCATGGAGTTCGGCTACGTCCTCAAGAACTACGGAGTCGACGTCACCATCGTCGAGTTCCTCGATCGCGCGCTCCCCAACGAGGACAAGGACGTCTCGAAGGAAATCGAGAAGCAGTACAAGAAGCTCGGCGTCAAGGTCATCACCGGCGCAGGCGTGCAGAGCATCGACGACGACGGCTCCAAGGTCACCGTCGCGATCAAGCACAACAAGTCCGGTGAGAGCGAGACCTTCACCGTCGACAAGGTGATGCAGTCCGTCGGCTTCGCGCCTCGCGTCGAAGGATTCGGCCTGGAGAAGACCGGCGTCGAGCTCACCGATCGCGGTGCCATCGGCATCACGAACACGATGCAGACCAATGTGCCGCACATCTACGCCATCGGCGACGTCACCGCCAAGCTGCAGCTCGCCCACGTGGCCGAGGCCCAGGCCGTCGTGGCTGCCGAAACCATCGGCGGCGCAGAGACATTGCCGATCGACGACTACCGCATGATGCCGCGTGCGACGTTCTGCCAGCCGCAGGTCGCCAGCTTCGGTCTCACCGAGGACCAGGCCCGCGAGGAGGCTCAGGCCCGCGGGTCCGACATCAAGGTTGCGAACTTCCCGTTCGCCGCCAACGGCAAGGCACACGGACTGGGCGACGCCACCGGCTTCGTCAAGCTCATCGCCGACACCGAGCACGGCGAACTGCTCGGCGGACACCTCATCGGACCGGACGTCTCCGAGCTGCTGCCCGAGCTGACCCTCGCCCAGAAATGGGACCTCACGGTCAACGAACTGGCACGCAACGTGCACACACACCCGACGCTGTCGGAGGCACTGCAGGAGGCCATCCACGGCCTCGCGGGGCACATGATCAACTTCTGA
- a CDS encoding M48 family metallopeptidase has product MTSAPDRTRIEFPDISSRTWEHPSDRAALVTLRTLKGFDTVLRTLSGLLRERQHRLMYLATAVRVDERQFKDLNDLRTDCVNILGAEETPELFVVQSPMVNAFTIGMDRPFIVLTTGMLDIMTYEEQRFVVGHELGHALSGHAVYRTVLMHLMRLAGTVGWVPVGGWALRAVIAGLMEWQRKSELSGDRAGLLCGQDVHTAIRLQLKLAGGARISEIDVDAFLAQAAEYEASGDLRDGVLKLLNLELLSHPFSVLRAAELKKWVDDGEYAAVLRGDYPRRSTDHEAKVSEEFRNAARTYKNNFDTSEDPLIKTVRDIGSGFTGAVDAVGNGIGDVASDIKGRFDHWRKS; this is encoded by the coding sequence TTGACAAGCGCTCCGGATCGCACCCGCATCGAATTCCCCGACATCTCCTCTCGCACGTGGGAACACCCGTCGGATCGAGCTGCGCTGGTCACCCTGCGCACCCTCAAAGGTTTCGACACCGTTCTGCGCACGCTGTCCGGGCTGCTACGCGAACGGCAGCATCGCCTGATGTACCTCGCCACAGCGGTACGCGTCGACGAGCGCCAGTTCAAGGACCTGAACGACCTGCGCACCGACTGCGTGAACATTCTCGGTGCCGAGGAGACACCCGAGTTGTTCGTCGTGCAGTCACCGATGGTCAATGCGTTCACCATCGGAATGGACCGCCCGTTCATCGTGCTGACCACGGGCATGCTCGACATCATGACCTACGAGGAGCAGCGTTTCGTCGTCGGTCACGAGCTGGGCCACGCGCTGTCCGGGCACGCGGTGTATCGCACCGTGCTCATGCATCTGATGCGGCTCGCCGGCACGGTCGGCTGGGTTCCGGTGGGCGGCTGGGCCCTACGCGCGGTCATCGCAGGATTGATGGAATGGCAGCGAAAGTCCGAACTATCCGGTGACAGAGCAGGTTTGCTGTGCGGACAGGACGTGCACACCGCGATCCGCTTGCAATTGAAGCTGGCCGGCGGCGCACGCATCAGCGAAATCGACGTCGATGCCTTCCTCGCTCAGGCCGCCGAGTACGAGGCCAGCGGAGATCTGCGCGACGGCGTACTCAAGCTGCTCAATCTCGAACTCCTCTCGCACCCGTTCTCGGTGCTCCGCGCCGCAGAGTTGAAGAAGTGGGTCGACGACGGCGAGTACGCGGCCGTACTTCGCGGCGACTACCCACGCAGGTCCACCGACCACGAGGCCAAGGTCTCGGAGGAGTTCCGTAACGCAGCGCGCACGTACAAGAACAACTTCGACACCTCCGAGGACCCGCTGATCAAGACGGTGCGAGACATCGGAAGTGGCTTCACCGGAGCCGTCGACGCCGTCGGCAACGGAATCGGCGACGTGGCGTCGGACATCAAGGGACGCTTCGATCACTGGCGAAAGTCGTAG
- a CDS encoding MlaE family ABC transporter permease, which yields MNTSLGGGELSSPVSTLARVSDGVSGGFRTFGQTLELGVLAFVHLFRDIVTLRHPWRDTIDQAWFVVTVTVIPAVLVSIPFGVIVSVQVGSLTDQIGATSIAGAAGGLGVIRQGAPIVAALLLGGAAGAAVAADLGARTIRDEIDALSTMGIDPVRRLVAPRLAAILLVAPFLCILIIFMGLAAGYAINVGFQSGTPGSYISSFASFASVADLVVALVKTEIFGVIVIVVACHRGLSASHGPRGVANAVNASVVLGVVSAFAVNVVITQLVAMFMPQRLG from the coding sequence ATGAACACGAGTTTGGGGGGTGGGGAATTGTCGTCGCCGGTATCGACGCTCGCACGCGTCAGCGACGGGGTTTCCGGTGGATTCAGGACTTTCGGTCAGACACTGGAGCTGGGCGTGCTGGCCTTCGTTCATCTCTTTCGCGACATCGTCACGCTTCGTCATCCGTGGCGTGACACCATCGATCAGGCCTGGTTCGTCGTGACTGTCACAGTGATTCCCGCGGTACTGGTGTCCATCCCGTTCGGCGTCATCGTCTCCGTCCAGGTCGGCAGTCTCACAGATCAGATCGGCGCGACATCCATCGCGGGAGCCGCAGGCGGTCTCGGAGTGATCCGCCAAGGTGCCCCCATCGTCGCAGCGTTGTTGTTGGGAGGTGCCGCGGGCGCGGCGGTTGCTGCCGATCTGGGTGCGCGCACCATTCGGGACGAGATCGATGCGCTCTCGACCATGGGAATCGACCCGGTGCGCAGGCTCGTGGCCCCGCGGCTGGCGGCCATCCTGCTGGTGGCGCCGTTTCTGTGCATTCTGATCATCTTCATGGGTCTGGCCGCCGGCTACGCGATCAACGTCGGCTTCCAGAGTGGCACGCCCGGCAGTTACATCAGCTCGTTCGCCTCCTTCGCCTCGGTGGCAGACCTCGTCGTCGCCTTGGTGAAGACCGAGATATTCGGGGTCATCGTCATCGTTGTTGCGTGCCACCGCGGTTTGTCCGCCTCGCACGGTCCGCGTGGGGTGGCCAACGCGGTCAATGCGTCGGTGGTACTGGGGGTGGTGTCGGCGTTCGCGGTCAACGTGGTGATCACCCAGCTGGTCGCCATGTTCATGCCGCAGAGATTGGGCTGA
- a CDS encoding ABC transporter permease yields MLGHQLTFCVKVLVAIPHTVRAYRRQMLLILSDITWGSGRLIVGGGTVSVLVVLGVAVGASVGIEGFNSLGMVGMEPLTGFISAYASTRELAPMIAAIGFATQAGCRMTAEIGAMRISEEIDALEAQGIQSMPFVVTTRVIAGIVTIVPLYLLTLILSYLSCAFVVRVVGGQSSGTYDHYFSAFLQPIDVLFSLLKAAVFVVTIILIHGYQGYYASGGPEGVGRASGRAIRASLVAVVVLDMIMTLVLWGFDSGIRISG; encoded by the coding sequence ATGCTGGGCCATCAGCTGACGTTCTGCGTCAAGGTGCTCGTGGCGATACCTCACACGGTTCGTGCCTACCGACGTCAGATGCTGCTGATCCTCAGTGACATCACCTGGGGCAGTGGACGACTGATCGTCGGTGGCGGAACGGTGTCGGTTCTCGTCGTCCTGGGTGTCGCGGTGGGTGCATCCGTGGGAATAGAAGGGTTCAATTCACTGGGCATGGTGGGGATGGAGCCGCTGACGGGCTTCATCTCCGCGTACGCCAGCACTCGTGAGCTCGCCCCGATGATCGCGGCCATCGGGTTCGCGACGCAAGCAGGATGTCGGATGACGGCCGAGATCGGCGCAATGCGGATCTCCGAGGAGATCGACGCCCTCGAAGCTCAGGGAATCCAGTCGATGCCGTTCGTGGTGACCACCCGGGTGATCGCGGGAATCGTCACGATCGTGCCGCTCTATCTGCTGACGCTGATCCTGAGCTACCTGTCGTGCGCGTTCGTGGTCCGGGTCGTCGGTGGACAGTCGTCCGGCACCTACGACCACTACTTCAGTGCCTTTCTGCAACCGATCGACGTGCTGTTCTCCCTGCTCAAGGCTGCTGTGTTCGTCGTGACGATCATTCTGATCCACGGCTACCAGGGGTACTACGCCTCGGGCGGTCCGGAAGGTGTGGGGCGAGCGTCGGGCCGCGCCATCAGAGCCAGCCTCGTCGCGGTGGTGGTGCTGGACATGATCATGACCTTGGTTCTGTGGGGATTCGACTCGGGGATAAGGATTTCGGGGTAG
- a CDS encoding MlaD family protein, whose protein sequence is MAVFDDLTGRSAGPATLRMRGLAVAVAAAVLACGLTAYARGTFESPFELTLDAASVGDGLTPGSEVKFRGLSIGTVDHIETVGFGHQRLELEIDPSQAGELTDTMQAQFSSSNVFGSTAIELVSDGTGNPLASNSTLVVSSELRGATVTGVFRRVAELTEVLDSEQVQNLLDLIANTSVEVSRNLKPYFDTAQMMANNQIDPLAWKLHRGAELGDGIANLIPPLLDLVVGVVDKSAYVEAPADRARTIAANDGLSDQLMVPVGDLLKKNNPNLTPLLSTVLDLLVPITASIGTFAPSYNRVPQVIDGISDAFPIVDGKPQLQLDLIVRTMPNLAGAVAAHEEANG, encoded by the coding sequence ATGGCAGTGTTCGATGATCTGACCGGTCGATCGGCCGGTCCTGCAACCCTTCGCATGCGCGGACTGGCGGTTGCTGTCGCCGCTGCCGTTCTCGCCTGCGGCCTCACTGCGTACGCGCGGGGTACCTTCGAGTCGCCCTTCGAGCTCACGCTGGACGCGGCGTCGGTCGGCGACGGTCTCACCCCCGGCTCGGAGGTGAAGTTCCGGGGCCTGTCGATCGGCACGGTGGACCACATCGAGACCGTCGGCTTCGGCCATCAGAGGCTGGAACTGGAGATCGACCCGAGCCAGGCGGGCGAGCTGACCGACACCATGCAGGCCCAGTTCTCCTCGTCCAACGTATTCGGTTCCACTGCAATCGAATTGGTCTCCGACGGTACCGGCAATCCACTCGCCTCGAATTCGACCCTGGTAGTGTCGAGCGAACTGCGCGGTGCAACGGTGACCGGAGTGTTCCGGCGAGTCGCCGAACTGACCGAGGTACTCGACTCCGAACAAGTGCAGAACCTTCTCGATCTCATCGCGAACACGTCCGTCGAGGTGAGTCGAAACCTGAAGCCGTACTTCGATACTGCGCAAATGATGGCGAACAATCAGATCGATCCGCTCGCCTGGAAGCTGCACCGAGGGGCGGAACTCGGTGACGGTATCGCCAACTTGATTCCACCTCTTCTCGATCTGGTGGTGGGAGTGGTGGACAAGAGTGCGTACGTCGAAGCGCCCGCCGACAGGGCCAGGACCATCGCGGCCAACGACGGTCTGAGCGATCAGCTGATGGTTCCGGTGGGCGACCTGCTGAAGAAGAACAATCCGAACCTGACTCCGCTTCTGTCGACCGTGCTCGATCTGCTGGTGCCGATCACGGCATCGATCGGCACGTTCGCGCCCAGCTACAACAGGGTCCCGCAGGTGATCGACGGCATTTCCGACGCATTCCCCATCGTCGACGGCAAGCCGCAACTCCAGCTCGACCTGATAGTTCGGACCATGCCCAATCTGGCCGGAGCCGTTGCCGCGCACGAGGAGGCGAACGGGTGA
- a CDS encoding MlaD family protein: MKKVTGPVLKLLVFFTVTAVCAVIIVAALRTPVGGPLSSYGAEFDDVSGLYVGDDVRMSGVQIGKVSSVDLDGGIARVGFEIEDRRPIFANTQAAVRYQNLLGQRYVELIQKDAATGAPLASGETIPVDRTIPSFDISTLFNGFKPIFDTLDTAQLNQFTENILRMVQGDGSGLGPVLRDVDRITQFAVQRESIIGLLIDNLGQISDSIGGQSSSVADLLEQLHGLVSKLSTQMDGVLASLDQANYGLTPLVGLMEGLESAYDNSYAPVDGALRRMLPQTEQVTEMLALAPALLTGLNASIPAPGAKTYTCSQGQQDIPGIGQIVLGGQNLVVCR, translated from the coding sequence GTGAAGAAGGTAACCGGACCTGTGCTCAAATTGCTCGTCTTCTTCACGGTGACCGCGGTGTGCGCCGTGATCATCGTGGCTGCACTCCGTACCCCGGTCGGTGGTCCGCTGTCGTCGTACGGCGCGGAGTTCGACGACGTATCGGGTCTGTACGTGGGCGACGATGTGCGCATGTCCGGGGTGCAGATCGGCAAGGTCTCCTCGGTCGACCTCGACGGAGGCATTGCGCGCGTCGGATTCGAAATCGAGGACAGGCGACCGATTTTCGCGAACACTCAGGCAGCTGTCCGCTACCAGAACCTTCTCGGCCAGCGTTACGTCGAGTTGATCCAGAAGGATGCGGCTACCGGTGCTCCCCTGGCGTCGGGTGAGACGATCCCGGTGGATCGCACGATTCCGTCGTTCGATATTTCCACGCTGTTCAACGGATTCAAACCGATCTTCGACACGCTCGACACCGCACAGCTCAATCAGTTCACCGAGAACATTCTGCGCATGGTGCAGGGCGACGGGTCCGGCCTGGGTCCGGTGCTCCGCGACGTGGATCGCATCACCCAGTTCGCGGTTCAACGGGAGTCGATCATCGGTCTGCTCATCGACAATCTCGGCCAGATCTCGGATTCGATCGGCGGCCAGTCCTCCTCCGTGGCCGACCTGCTCGAACAACTACACGGTCTGGTGTCCAAGCTCAGTACACAGATGGACGGGGTCTTGGCCTCGTTGGATCAGGCGAACTACGGGCTCACTCCGTTGGTCGGTTTGATGGAGGGACTGGAAAGCGCGTACGACAACAGTTATGCGCCGGTCGACGGAGCGCTGCGGCGAATGCTTCCGCAGACGGAGCAGGTGACCGAGATGCTCGCCCTTGCCCCCGCATTGTTGACCGGCCTCAACGCGAGTATTCCCGCGCCGGGTGCCAAGACCTACACGTGTAGTCAGGGCCAACAAGATATCCCGGGGATCGGGCAGATCGTGCTCGGCGGACAGAATTTGGTGGTGTGTCGATGA
- a CDS encoding MlaD family protein — protein MKRVLRRGVRDEQSENKTHFFWGAVGVAFSLVLLLVAAVLYTVPFGDRTYTAEFGSAAGVKPGDEIRIAGIPVGSVRSVELAGDHVDVEFSVRSDVFVGDASTLTVKLLTPIGGHYVMLSSHGDGALDSAPIPSERVALPYELSDAIQQATPLVRDIDGPTLRQTVAELDRAVSTQPQSTRAIVDNLSSLTDVIATRSEQLERGLVVSDEYVGALAADRVMLVELVHELGTLTKGFGDKRAEVVNAFDLLGRMFKLFHRPVVAFEKGLEPSIVQLEEITQKLFAQLGDFDGAITTMKQSTDGLAALIGGGQGPVIDQSQDTVVGVGVCIPLPGKAC, from the coding sequence ATGAAACGCGTGCTGCGCCGGGGCGTTCGTGACGAGCAGTCGGAGAACAAGACACATTTCTTCTGGGGTGCAGTCGGTGTCGCCTTCTCCTTGGTACTCCTCCTCGTCGCGGCCGTTCTGTACACGGTTCCGTTCGGCGATCGCACCTACACCGCGGAGTTCGGCTCGGCCGCAGGGGTGAAGCCGGGTGACGAAATCAGGATCGCCGGAATTCCCGTCGGCTCCGTGCGCTCGGTCGAGCTCGCGGGCGATCACGTCGATGTCGAATTCAGTGTTCGATCGGACGTTTTCGTGGGGGACGCATCGACGCTGACGGTCAAGTTGCTCACGCCGATCGGTGGTCATTACGTGATGCTCAGCTCTCATGGCGACGGCGCGCTCGACTCGGCACCGATTCCGTCGGAGCGGGTCGCGCTTCCGTACGAGCTGTCCGACGCGATCCAGCAGGCAACTCCGTTGGTCCGCGATATCGACGGACCGACGTTGCGACAGACCGTGGCCGAACTGGACCGGGCAGTGAGTACGCAGCCGCAGTCGACCCGTGCCATCGTGGACAATCTGTCTTCGCTCACCGACGTCATCGCGACCCGCTCCGAACAGCTCGAACGTGGGCTCGTGGTGTCGGACGAGTACGTCGGCGCGTTGGCAGCCGATCGAGTGATGCTCGTGGAGCTGGTTCACGAACTCGGCACTTTGACAAAGGGATTCGGAGACAAGCGCGCAGAAGTGGTCAATGCCTTCGACCTGCTCGGGCGGATGTTCAAGCTCTTCCATCGGCCTGTGGTCGCATTCGAGAAGGGGCTCGAGCCGTCGATCGTCCAGCTCGAGGAGATCACACAGAAGCTCTTCGCGCAGTTGGGTGATTTCGACGGGGCGATCACGACCATGAAGCAGAGTACGGACGGTCTCGCCGCACTGATCGGGGGCGGTCAAGGTCCGGTGATCGATCAGTCGCAGGACACGGTCGTCGGTGTCGGTGTCTGCATTCCGCTGCCGGGGAAGGCGTGCTGA
- a CDS encoding MCE family protein gives MRRRIVKVAVAAAVVITLVGSVASATAVIDSGASSSSVCAEFTDTVGLYEGNSVMMLGVVVGTVTHIENTDASVMVTMDVDDSLVLPAEVGAVTLSSSIVTDRHVEFTEPYTGGAEFDRAQCIPLERTRTPLGISDTLDAVSGLTADLLGPADADGKHDEVLGDTLRSVDGSLRGSGAQLNESLQQLAQLVGDPADRDTTVRRLIDNLDGLIDTFVVSWPEVAKLLDNLKRGMITLSEFTQSFGTTVALTTEFMPPLARNVAKYDDKVYAFLDQAAPVVDVLLGRVGDIKDILEQVPTVGQNLMTMYDNDSKSGRLIYHPPQFEIDTNSPNEVCALLNKYRPTCSADQQRGDVIDVGLVQLVLGSAGWR, from the coding sequence ATGAGGCGCAGAATCGTGAAGGTCGCTGTGGCAGCGGCTGTGGTGATCACTCTCGTCGGTTCCGTCGCGTCGGCTACCGCCGTCATCGATTCGGGGGCGAGCAGCTCGTCGGTGTGCGCCGAGTTCACCGATACGGTCGGGTTGTACGAGGGCAATTCGGTCATGATGTTGGGTGTGGTCGTCGGGACGGTGACGCACATCGAGAACACCGACGCCTCCGTGATGGTCACGATGGATGTCGACGACAGCCTGGTGTTGCCTGCGGAAGTCGGTGCCGTGACACTGTCGAGTTCGATCGTCACCGACCGGCACGTGGAATTCACCGAGCCGTACACCGGCGGAGCCGAATTCGATCGCGCGCAGTGCATTCCGTTGGAGCGCACCAGAACTCCGTTGGGAATCAGCGATACTCTCGATGCCGTATCGGGCCTCACTGCTGATCTGCTGGGCCCGGCCGACGCCGACGGCAAGCACGACGAAGTCCTGGGCGACACACTTCGTTCGGTCGACGGTTCGCTCCGTGGGTCCGGTGCCCAGCTGAACGAGAGCCTCCAGCAGTTGGCCCAGCTGGTCGGCGATCCGGCCGACCGAGACACCACCGTGCGACGCCTGATCGACAATCTCGACGGCCTGATCGACACGTTCGTGGTGAGCTGGCCCGAGGTGGCGAAGCTACTCGACAACCTGAAGCGGGGAATGATCACGCTGTCGGAGTTCACCCAGTCGTTCGGGACCACGGTCGCTTTGACCACCGAATTCATGCCGCCACTCGCGCGCAACGTCGCGAAGTACGACGACAAGGTCTACGCATTTCTCGACCAGGCGGCCCCTGTGGTCGACGTCCTGCTCGGGCGAGTGGGCGATATCAAGGACATTCTCGAGCAGGTGCCGACCGTCGGGCAGAACCTGATGACGATGTACGACAACGATTCCAAGAGCGGGCGCCTGATCTATCACCCGCCACAGTTCGAGATCGACACCAACTCGCCGAACGAGGTCTGCGCTCTGCTCAACAAGTACCGCCCGACGTGTTCGGCCGATCAGCAACGAGGCGATGTCATCGACGTCGGATTGGTGCAGCTGGTACTCGGTTCGGCGGGATGGCGATGA